The following are encoded in a window of Candidatus Ozemobacteraceae bacterium genomic DNA:
- a CDS encoding STAS domain-containing protein — MTDKTSGSENPVPGAIVLSEYELFPVISISGYWDIGIMHAVQQQVKELLRAKRTRIIIDVSHCRLANSPAMAGFLELLMQIVHDFSGKVALVGAAGTLKRIMNMIGVFRFAMEAPTVDAGAALLERE; from the coding sequence GTGACGGACAAAACATCAGGATCGGAAAATCCCGTTCCGGGAGCGATCGTTCTTTCAGAATATGAACTTTTCCCGGTGATCAGCATCAGCGGGTATTGGGATATCGGGATCATGCATGCAGTTCAGCAGCAGGTAAAAGAACTTTTACGTGCCAAAAGAACACGCATCATTATTGATGTCTCCCATTGCCGCCTGGCAAACAGTCCTGCAATGGCCGGCTTTCTGGAACTGCTGATGCAGATCGTCCATGATTTTTCCGGAAAGGTCGCCCTTGTGGGAGCTGCCGGAACTTTGAAGCGCATCATGAACATGATCGGCGTGTTCCGCTTTGCCATGGAAGCCCCTACCGTCGATGCTGGAGCCGCCCTCCTGGAACGCGAATAA
- a CDS encoding anaerobic ribonucleoside-triphosphate reductase activating protein — MKQTCTDIHVGGLQPFTLIDFPGLMAAVVFLQGCNLRCSYCHNPGLLDVRRPGDITWPEVIEFLEKRRGFLEGVVFSGGEPLMQPGIETAVRRVREMGFEVALHTNGFFPERLEALLFKNLISYIAMDIKSSSDGYRSSFGVDTTDPVVRSARLLAGSGISHEFRTTVHPEIITDGDILRVADMLQGIGCDHFILQKFRPGNVLDPALKESGADWVRAATVRELARRFRHFEVRGDPVFEELARHPKAA; from the coding sequence ATGAAGCAGACCTGCACCGACATCCATGTCGGCGGTCTGCAGCCCTTCACGCTGATCGACTTCCCCGGCCTGATGGCCGCGGTCGTCTTTCTCCAGGGCTGCAACCTCCGATGTTCCTACTGCCATAATCCCGGCCTGCTCGACGTCAGGCGGCCAGGCGACATCACCTGGCCCGAGGTCATCGAGTTCCTGGAAAAGCGGCGCGGCTTCCTCGAAGGGGTCGTGTTCAGCGGCGGCGAGCCCTTGATGCAGCCCGGCATCGAGACGGCCGTACGGCGCGTTCGTGAGATGGGCTTCGAAGTGGCGCTTCACACGAACGGCTTTTTCCCGGAGCGGCTCGAGGCGCTCCTGTTCAAAAACCTCATCTCATATATAGCGATGGATATTAAATCGAGCTCGGACGGCTACAGGTCAAGCTTCGGCGTCGACACGACCGACCCCGTCGTTCGAAGCGCCCGACTGCTTGCCGGCAGCGGCATCAGTCACGAGTTCCGCACGACCGTTCATCCCGAGATCATCACGGATGGCGACATTCTGCGGGTGGCCGACATGCTCCAGGGCATCGGCTGCGACCATTTCATCCTACAGAAATTCAGGCCGGGCAACGTTCTCGACCCGGCGCTGAAGGAATCGGGGGCCGACTGGGTGCGCGCCGCGACGGTTCGCGAGCTGGCGAGGCGCTTCCGGCACTTCGAAGTTCGCGGAGACCCCGTGTTCGAGGAACTGGCGAGGCACCCGAAGGCTGCATAA
- a CDS encoding ATP-dependent 6-phosphofructokinase, whose translation MNIEQKDFIVKELGEPQFKSPLELSKVDGDYLTNYVPNDERVLYNVSWNAVQKCVSENRQPITFERAGPREKIFFDPAKTKIGIVSCGGLCPGINDVIRALVMQHSYWYGIKTIYGFKYGFQGMVKDYHLNPVVLDPDMVSEIHEIGGTILGSSRGPQDVSNMVDRLMDYGIDILYCIGGDGTLRGALDIHNEVTKRGLSIGVVGVPKTIDNDINFIEKTFGFETAFSLAVESIRAAHVEAKGAMNGIGLVKLMGRDSGYIAANAAIASLDVNFCLVPEIPFDLEGPNGLYESVKKRLQKRGHAVIVVAEGVGQKLAKSDVKDISGNIKFNDIGTYLRDSLKTYLEGQKVPASIKYIDPSYMIRSSKALPSDSVYCTMLAQNAGHAGMAGKTGLVVGIWNNQFTHIPIEMAVKSRKVIDPESTFWLNVLEATGQPRSMLNNPPHAG comes from the coding sequence ATGAACATCGAGCAGAAGGATTTCATCGTCAAGGAACTGGGTGAGCCGCAATTCAAGTCGCCGCTCGAGCTTTCGAAAGTCGACGGTGATTATCTCACGAACTACGTTCCGAACGATGAGCGGGTTCTCTACAACGTCTCCTGGAACGCCGTCCAGAAATGCGTATCGGAGAACAGGCAACCGATCACCTTCGAGCGTGCCGGTCCGCGTGAGAAGATCTTCTTCGACCCTGCGAAAACCAAGATCGGCATCGTGAGCTGTGGCGGTCTCTGCCCCGGCATCAACGACGTCATCCGCGCACTCGTGATGCAGCATTCATACTGGTACGGCATCAAGACGATCTACGGTTTCAAATACGGGTTTCAGGGGATGGTGAAGGATTACCACCTGAATCCCGTCGTGCTCGATCCCGACATGGTTTCAGAGATTCACGAGATCGGCGGCACGATTCTCGGCTCGTCGCGCGGGCCGCAGGATGTCAGCAACATGGTCGACCGGCTGATGGATTACGGCATCGACATCCTGTACTGCATCGGCGGCGACGGCACCCTGCGCGGGGCGCTCGACATCCATAACGAGGTCACCAAGCGCGGCCTGTCGATCGGCGTCGTCGGCGTTCCGAAAACGATAGACAACGATATTAATTTCATCGAGAAGACGTTCGGGTTCGAAACCGCCTTCTCGCTGGCCGTCGAGTCGATCCGGGCCGCCCACGTCGAGGCGAAGGGGGCCATGAACGGCATCGGGCTGGTCAAGCTGATGGGCCGTGATTCCGGGTATATCGCGGCGAACGCGGCCATCGCATCCCTGGACGTGAATTTCTGCCTCGTCCCCGAAATCCCGTTCGATCTCGAAGGGCCGAACGGTCTCTACGAGAGCGTGAAGAAACGTCTGCAGAAACGCGGACATGCCGTCATCGTCGTCGCCGAGGGCGTCGGGCAGAAACTCGCGAAGAGCGACGTGAAAGATATATCAGGCAATATTAAATTTAATGACATAGGCACGTATCTCAGGGACAGTCTCAAGACGTATCTGGAAGGGCAGAAGGTCCCGGCATCGATAAAGTATATCGACCCGAGCTACATGATCAGAAGTTCGAAGGCCCTCCCGTCGGACAGCGTCTACTGCACGATGCTCGCCCAGAACGCCGGCCACGCCGGCATGGCCGGGAAGACAGGCCTCGTCGTCGGCATCTGGAACAATCAGTTCACGCACATCCCGATCGAGATGGCCGTCAAGAGCCGCAAGGTCATCGACCCCGAGAGCACTTTCTGGCTCAACGTCCTCGAAGCCACCGGCCAGCCCCGCTCGATGCTCAACAATCCTCCACACGCCGGCTGA